A segment of the Kluyveromyces marxianus DMKU3-1042 DNA, complete genome, chromosome 5 genome:
ATTTCTTAGCTTGGAAATTAGGCTTAGCTTAGCAAGGTCACTTATGGACCGATTAGTACCACTCATGGACCTCATACCAGACAACGTGTGGATTAGATGTGTAGGAACAACTTCATGATTTCTGGATCCTTGCTCTACTGCTTGCAAAACTCTAAAGTCTTCTGCGGTCAAATACCGCATATGCGATGTATCTAATTTCATGATGACGTTGAAGAGCTTTGTGTATATTCGACTCGATGGTTATATGTGATATATCCTTTAGAAATAAGAAGGAAAACTTATTATCGGCGTTTTCTAACATTTATTGTAATAACCActctcatctcatctcatcgcatagAATCATGTTTTTGCcgtaattttttttttttttttttgtgtagttaaaaaaaatgtaaaagAAATAGCTAACATTGCTATGTACGGTTGCACCAAATATACAAATAGATAATTGTAGAGATGAACCGCTATTATTACAATTATTTACCTAAGCGGAAATATCCTTAACTGGCATATTGCGAGGACTTAATATGCAGTAAACTTCAATTTCTCATTGTTACATGATCTAAGATATTCAACGTTTTTTATTATCTGtataaatatacatattatAGAATATAAACGTTCATTTGTGAACATGTTAATATAACGTAGACATGTAAAAGCGTAAAAAATGTGACATTTATACTTATGTGTGATGATAGATAAGGTTGCAAAATGGTAGTCTAACGAAAGCTTTGAAATAAAACTAAATGAAAAGATGAGGAAATacttccatttttttaaCGGGTAGACATAGCCTTGGTGACAGCTCTCTTCAAACCAACTTCAGCCTTTCTCAAATCGTCAGCAGATGCATCTTCGATTTGCAAGGTGGAGAAAGCATCAGCCAAAGCAGCTTCAACCTTAGCCTTAGCGTTTCTCTTGATCTTGGCGGACAAAACTGGGTCGGTGACAGTTTGTTCAACGGAAGAGATGTATGATTCCAATCTTTGTCTGGCTTCGTGCTTCTTAGCGAAAGCTTCGTCAGCAGCCTTGAACTCTTCAGCTTGGTTAACCATTTGTTCGATTTCTTCAGAAGACAATCTACCAATAGCGTTAGAGATGGTAATGTTAGCAGATTTACCAGTGGACTTTTCGACGGCAGTGACCTTCAAGATACCGTTAGCATCAACTTCGAAGATAGCTTCCAAAACTGGTTCACCAGCTGGCATTGGTGGAACACCCTTCAAGTCGAATTCACCCAACAAGGTGTTTTCCTTACAGTTAACACGTTCACCTTGGTAAACTGGGAAAGTAACAGTAGTTTGGTGGTCAGCAACAGTTGTGAATGTTCTTCTCTTGATGGTTGGGACGGTGGTGTTTCTTGGAACGACAACACCGAAAACATCACCAGCCATACCGACACCCAAAGACAATGGAGCAAcatccaacaacaacaagtcCTTGGTTTCGTCAGAAGTAGATTGACCGGTCAAGATAGCACCTTGAACAGCAGCACCGTAAGCAACAGCTTCATCTGGGTTAATAGACTTTTCCAATTGCTTACCGTCAAAGAAGTCAGATAGCAACTTTTGGACCTTTGGAATTCTGGTGGAACCACCAACCAAGACAACTTCGTCAATTTGAGACTTGGAGATCTTAGCATCCTTTAGAACTTGTTCAACTGGTTCTAGAGTAGACTTGAATAGAGCAGCGTTGATGTCTTCGAATCTGGCTCTGGTGATGGTAGCTTCAAAGTCTTCACCATCGAACAAGGAGTCAACTTCAACGGTGGTTTGAGCAACAGAGGACAAAGTTCTCTTAGCTCTTTCAGCAGCAGTTCTTAGTCTTCTCAAAGCTCTAGCGTCACCGGAGATGTCAGCACcagtcttcttcttgaattcaGTCTTGAAGTGTTCCAACAAGTTGGTGTCGAAATCTTGACCACCCAAGTGAGTGTTACCAGAAGTAGACTTAACAGTGTAAACACCACCAGCGATGTGTAGCAAAGAAACATCGAAAGTACCACCACCCAAATCGAAGATCAAGACGTGTCTTTCCTTTTCGGACTTACCAGCACCTAGACCGTAAGCGATGGCAGCAGCGGTAGGTTCGTTGATAATTCTCAAAACGTTCAAACCAGCAATGGCACCAGCATCCTTGGTAGCTTGTCTTTGAGCATCGTTGAAGTATGCTGGGACGGTAACGACAGCcttttcaaccttcttACCAATCTTGGCCTCAGCAATTTCCTTCATCTTGGTCAAGACCATGGAAGAGATTTCTTGTGGAGAGAAAGTCTTGGTTTCACCTAGGTATTCAACTTCAATCAATGGGGCACCGTTGGAGTCGATAACCTTGAATGGCCAGGTCTTCATGTCAGATTGAACAGATTCTTCATCGAATCTTCTACCGATCAAACGCTTAGCGTCGAAGACGGTGTTCTTTGGGTTCAAAGCAGCTTGGTTCTTAGCAGCATCACCAAtcaatctttcttctggagtGAAAGCGACGAAAGAAGGAGTAACTCTGTTACCTTGTTCGTTGGCAATAATTTCAACGGAATTCTCGTAAGTAGCAACACAAGAGTAAGTTGTACCTAAATCGATACCGATAGCACCTGGGAAAACACCTTCAGCCATTGTTGGAATATGAATGTAGCTTGACGAGTAGCGGTGCTTCAAAAAGACCaaattgaatatttcttcaattcgAAGTGTTAACTACAATTCTTAATTCCAGGAACTAAAGTTCACTTTTTATTTGATACTCatatataaaatgaaaaatttttcaCTCTCAACGATGTGGATGTGCTTGTTTCTCTGCGCCAtaatacttttttttcgtaATAAAATACGAAAATGCACACAAACTCATCGAGCTCATCGCTCTCatcgctttttttttttttcaaaaaaaaaaattaaaaagaaaagggaTGCAGATTATTcaataatttcttttttagATTCTCTAAATTAGGACCCATAACCC
Coding sequences within it:
- the SSB2 gene encoding Hsp70 family ATPase SSB2, producing the protein MAEGVFPGAIGIDLGTTYSCVATYENSVEIIANEQGNRVTPSFVAFTPEERLIGDAAKNQAALNPKNTVFDAKRLIGRRFDEESVQSDMKTWPFKVIDSNGAPLIEVEYLGETKTFSPQEISSMVLTKMKEIAEAKIGKKVEKAVVTVPAYFNDAQRQATKDAGAIAGLNVLRIINEPTAAAIAYGLGAGKSEKERHVLIFDLGGGTFDVSLLHIAGGVYTVKSTSGNTHLGGQDFDTNLLEHFKTEFKKKTGADISGDARALRRLRTAAERAKRTLSSVAQTTVEVDSLFDGEDFEATITRARFEDINAALFKSTLEPVEQVLKDAKISKSQIDEVVLVGGSTRIPKVQKLLSDFFDGKQLEKSINPDEAVAYGAAVQGAILTGQSTSDETKDLLLLDVAPLSLGVGMAGDVFGVVVPRNTTVPTIKRRTFTTVADHQTTVTFPVYQGERVNCKENTLLGEFDLKGVPPMPAGEPVLEAIFEVDANGILKVTAVEKSTGKSANITISNAIGRLSSEEIEQMVNQAEEFKAADEAFAKKHEARQRLESYISSVEQTVTDPVLSAKIKRNAKAKVEAALADAFSTLQIEDASADDLRKAEVGLKRAVTKAMSTR